From the Acidovorax sp. NCPPB 3576 genome, the window GTAGTGATCGGGCAAAAATCCCAGGTAGCGGCCCGAGAGCACCAGCGTGGCGATGGATTCCTGGTCGAACCCCGTGGCCGCTCGCGTGAGGCGGGCCTGGTGGCTCAGTTCCATGTTGGGCGAGTGGTAGCCCAGGCCGGCGAACGGGTGGGTGCGCACGGCGTCCCAGTCGAGCGCCGAGTGGTCTGCCCCGAACAGCGGGTGGCCCGCGCCGCAGTACAGCAGCATGGTCTCGCCGAACAGGTCGGTGTACAGCAGGCTTTGCGAAGCACGGTGGGCGGGAATGATGCCCACCTGGTAGGTGCCGTCGATCACGCCGCGCTCGATGGCGTTGATCGAGCCCACGTGCATTTGCAGGTGCACGTCCGGCGCCTGGGCGGTGAAGGCGGCGATGGCCTCGCCGATGCGCGCGGCCGGGTTGCTGGCGGTCTTGTCGAAGACGGCCACGGCCAGTTGCCCGCCCATGCGCGAGTGGATGCCGTCCACGCTGTCGCGAAAGCCCTGCACGGCGGCCAGCAGGCGCAGGGTTTCGTCGTACACGCGCTGGCCTTCCGGGGTGAGCGCGAAGCCCGCGCGGCCTCGCCGGCACAGGGTCATGCCCAGACGGGTTTCGAGGTCCTTCACGTGCCGGCTGACCGTGCTGGTGCCGATGTTCAGCTCCAGTTCGGCCGCAGCCATGCCGCCGCAATCGACCACGCTCTTGAAGACCTGCAGCAGGCGCAGGTCCATGTCGCTCAGCTGGCCGAGCACGGCGCGTTCGCGCGCGGCCTGGGTCGTGGGCGGCAGCGAGGATGACGCAGGGGATGGGGGCAGGGAATCGCTGGGCACGGTGGGTGGCTTTACTTGCATGAATCGTCAAGTAAACATTGATATTTGTCCATTGGAGGGATTATCGGCCGCCGGAACAATGGGGCCACCTGCCCGCTGCGCTGGCCGCAGCGCCTCGCGCTCCTCCCCCTTTTTCTTGTGATTGGACCGACCATGAGCTTCACCGTCCTCGACTCCGCCTCCGAAGCCACCGCGCCGCGCATGGACGCGGCCTGGCTGGATGCGCACTGGATGCCCTTCACCGCCAACCGGCAGTTCAAGGCCGCGCCGCGCATGATCGTCTCGGGCCAGGGGGCCTACTACACCGATTCCGAAGGCCGCAAGATCTTCGACGGCCTCTCGGGCCTGTGGTGCGCGGGGCTGGGCCATGGCCGCAAGGACATTGCCGAGGCGATCGGCAAGGCGGCCGCCACGCTCGACTACTCGCCGGCCTTCCAGTTCGGCCACCCGGCGTCGTTCGCGCTGGCCAACAAGATCAAGGAGCTCACGCCCGCGGGGCTCGACTACGTGTTCTTCACCGGCTCGGGCTCGGAGTCGGCCGACACGTCGCTCAAGATGGCGCGCGCGTATTGGCGCGCCAAGGGGCAGGGCAGCAAGACGCGCCTGATCGGCCGCGAGAAGGGCTACCACGGCGTGAACTTCGGCGGCATCTCGGTGGGCGGCATGGTGGGCAACCGCAAGACCTTCGGTCAGGGCGTGGAAGCGGATCACCTGCCGCACACGCAGCCGGCGATGGGCTCGTTCGTTCGTGGCATGGCCGAGGACGGCGGCCGGGCGCTGGCCGACAAGCTGCTGGATGTGATCGCGCTGCACGACGCCTCCAACATCGCGGCGGTGATCATGGAGCCGTTCTCAGGTTCGGCCGGCGTGGTGATTCCGCCCAAGGGCTATCTGGAGCGCATCCGCGAGATCTGCACGCAGAACAACATCCTGCTGATCTTCGACGAGGTCATCACCGGCTTCGGCCGCTGCGGCGCCTGGACGGGCTCGGAAGCCTTCGGCGTGACGCCCGACATCCTCAACTTCGCCAAGCAGGTGACCAACGGCGCGCAGCCGCTGGGCGGCGTGGTGGCCAGCAAGGACATCTACGACACTTTCATGGCGCAGGGCGGGCCCGAGTACATGCTCGAATTCCCGCACGGCTACACCTACTCGGCCCACCCCGTGGCTTGCGCGGCCGGCCTGGCGGTGCTGGACATTCTGCAGAAGGAAGACATGCCCGGCCGCGCCAAGGCGCTGGCGCCGTACTTCGAGCAGGCGGTGCACAGCCTCCAGGGCGCGCAGCACGTGCTGGACATCCGCAACTACGGCCTGGCCGCGGGCTTCACCATCGCGCCGCTGCCGGGCGAGCCGGCCCGCCGGCCCTACGAGATCGCCATGAACTGCTGGAAGAAGGGCTTTTACGTGCGCTACGGCGGCGACACGATCCAGTTGGCGCCGCCGTTCATCAGCGAGCGCGCCGAGATCGACCGGCTGGTGAGCGCCCTGGGCGATGCGCTGGCCGAGACGGCTTGAGCCTCGTTGCCAGCGTTTGCTATTGATTTTGTAGCTGTATGCCCTAGTGGAATATGCACTGGGGGCACTTTTTACCCTGAACTCCATTCCCATGCACCAAGACCAGAACGTCACCGCCACCATCGGCCACCTGATCGACGGCCAGATCGTGGCCGACACCGCCCGCACGCAGCCCGTGTTCAACCCGGCCACGGGCCAGTCGTCCACCAGCGTGGCGCTGGCCTCGCAGGCCACGGTGGAGCGGGCCATCGCCTCGGCCGAAGCGGCCTTTCCGGCCTGGCGCAACACTCCGCCTTTGAAGCGCGCCCGCGTGATGTCCAGGCTCAAGGTGCTGCTGGAAGAGCACGCCGATGAAATCGCCGCCCTGATCACCGCCGAGCACGGCAAGGTACTGAGCGATGCGCACGGCGAGCTGCAGCGCGGCATCGAGAACGTGGAATACGCCAGCTACGCGCCCGAGCTGCTCAAGGGCGAGCACAGCCGCAACGTGGGCCCGAACATCGACTCGTGGAGCGAGTTCCAGGCGCTGGGCGTCACCGCCGGTATCACGCCGTTCAACTTTCCGGCCATGGTGCCGCTGTGGATGTGGCCCATGGCCATCGCCTGCGGCAACACCTTCGTGCTGAAACCGTCCGAGCGCGACCCGAGCAGCACGCTGTTCATCGCCCAGCTGGCGCTGCAAGCCGGCCTGCCGCCCGGCGTGCTGAACGTGGTCAACGGCGACAAGACGGCGGTGGACACGCTGCTGCGCGACCCGCGCGTGAAGGCGGTGAGCTTCGTCGGCTCCACGCCGATCGCGGAATACATCTATTCGGAAGGCTGCAAGCATGGCAAGCGCGTGCAGGCCCTGGGCGGTGCCAAGAACCATGCGGTGCTCATGCCCGATGCCGACGTGGACAACGCCGTGAGCGCCCTGATGGGCGCGGCGTATGGGTCGTGCGGCGAGCGATGCATGGCGATCCCGCTGCTGGTGGCGGTGGGCGATGCGGTGGGCGACGCGGTCATCGCCGGCCTGAAGACCGAGATCGCCAAGATGAAGGTCGGCCCCGGCACCCAGACCGACAACGGCGGCAACGACATGGGCCCGCTGGTCACGCAAGCGCACTTCGAGCGGGTGTTGGCCTATGTGGACAGCGGCGTGGCCGAAGGCGCCACGCTGGTGGTCGATGGCCGTGGCATGAAGGTGACGGGCCATGAGGCGGGCTACTTCCTGGGCGCCTGCCTGTTCGACCACGTGAAGCCCGGCATGAAGATCTACCAGGAAGAGATCTTCGGCCCCGTGCTGGGCGTGGTGCGCGTGAAGACGCTGCAGGAGGCCATGCAGTTCATCAACGACCACGAATACGGCAACGGCACCTGCATCTTCACGCGCGACGGCGAGGCGGCCCGCTATTTCACCGACCACATCCAGGTCGGCATGGTCGGCGTGAACGTGCCGCTGCCCGTGCCCGTGGCCTACCACTCGTTCGGCGGCTGGAAGCGCAGCCTGTTCGGCGACCTGCATGCCTACGGCCCCGACGCCGTGCGCTTTTACACCAAGCGCAAGACCATCACGCAGCGCTGGCCCTCGGCCGGCGTGCGCGAAGGCGCGGTGTTCGCCTTCCCGAGCAGCCGATGAAGAAAACCGCAGCGGCCCGGGGCGCGCAAGGCGCCCGGGCCGCGGGGTGACCGACCTGCCGGGCGATCCCGGCTCAGGCAAAGGGTGTGCGCCGTAGCGCGCGCGATCAGCGCGGCAGCACGGTCACCGCGTTGCGGGCCTGGTCGGTGCTGAACATCACGCGCAGGTTCTTCGCCGGCACGCCGCGCGACACCAGTTCCTTGCGCACGGCCAGGGCACGGGCCAGGGCGACCTCGCGGGCGTTCTTGGCGGTCTTGCGGTCGGCGTAGCCCTTGATCTCCCAGCGCTGGTTGCCGGCCTTGTCGGCGGTCAGGATATCGAGCAGCGCGGGCGTGTCGGCCGGCAGTTCGGTCTCCAGGCCCGAGAACTCGGCCACGGTGCCGTCTTCGGGAATGCGCAGCGGCTCGGGTTCGGGGGCTGGCGGGGGAGCGACAGGCGCCGGGGCAGGCGCTGCGGCCGCCTGGGCCGATGCGTCCGCAGCCGCCGTTTTGGCTTCGGTATTGGACGTGTTGGCGCAGCCGCCCAGGAGCGCGGCGCTGAAAAGAAGACCCAGAAGTTTGCTGTGAGAGGCCATGAAGATCACCTGTTGCTGTGAATGAAAAAACGGATCGGGGGGAAGGGCCGGGCGGGGTTGCTGGCGGCGAAGGGCTTACTGCACCAGCTGCCAGAAGGTCACGTTCGCGAACTTGGCGTCGCTCGCCCAGGGGTCCCAGATGGTCTTGTCGCCCTTGCTGCGGGCGCCTTCCCAGTTGCCCAGCGAGGTGGACATCGCGGGCGGGTAGCTGCCGCGGGTGCGCAGCGTTTCGGTCTTGCCGCCGCGGGTGTAGGCATAGCCGCCGGCGGCCTTGTCGGGGCCGGGATAGACCACGATGACGTGGCCGTTGCCCGACTCTTTCTTGCCCCCGACGATGACCGCGCCGCCGCGTGCGAGGTCGCCCACCTGCGAGACGGGCACGGAGCGCCAGTGGCGCTGCCCCTGCACATGGTCCATCAGCGCGTTGGCGCTCATGTAGGGCTGGTCGGGCAGGTACTGCTTGATCACGTGCCAGACGGCGTGGCTGCAGGAGTTGGGATGCAGGTCGGCGGCCTGGTCGCAGGCCTGCTTCAGCTTGGCGACCGCGGTGGCGTCTACGGGCATGGGGTCTTGTCCTGGTCCGGGGGCGTTGCTGGCTTGGCCGAGGCAGGCCCGGAGGCTGCCGGCCGATACAGGCGGGTCTTGGCATCCCACCGCAGGGTGGGCAGGTGGTAGTCGCCGCCCACGGCGGGCGAGCGCACCTGGAGCTGGATCTCGTGCGGCACGCCGTCGCGCCAGCGGCCGGGGACCACGTCCAGTTCCTCGGGCGGGTCCGCGGGAAAGAGGTGGGGCAATTTGCCGACGCAGCGGCCGGTGTCGTCCATCAGCAGGGGCAGCGGAAAGCGCTCCCAGGGCGCATCGGGCGGCAGGCCGCGGTAGTGGGCGTCGGTGAACACGGCCAGCAGGCGCACCTTGGCGGCCTTGGCCGGCGCATTCCCGGCGGCGCCGCCCTGCACCAGCGGGCAGGAGCGCACCGCGTCGCGGTAGGGCTCCCAGGCCGCCGGCAGGGACAGGTCCGCGTCCGGGGGCTGGCACTGGGCGGGATCGACCGCCATGGGCGGTTTCGCCCCGGCGTGGACCGCGGTGGACAGCATGGCGGCCGCCAGCCAGCCGGCCCACGGAAGAACTGCGTTCATGGGTGCATCAAAAAGAATGGAAATGGAATGTATCGAGTGCCTGGGCCGCGCGCCCTCCCGGTCGCTTGCGGCCTGCAGGCGCGAAGTGTCGCCGCGGAAGCCCGCAAATCGATGTCAAAGGTTCCAGAAGATACCAATTGATTCAAAAATAACACGCCCCAACACCAACTTCTGGGGTTTTGGGGAGTCGCCTGCCCCGGTCAGCGGCTGCGCACGTGGGCGGAGCGGGGGCTGCGCAGCGTGTCGGCGTCCAGGATCAGGCGCCCCTGGATGCGGCCCTTCATGCGCTTGACGCTGCTGGCTGCATCCTGCATGTGCCGGGCCATCAGCCCTCGCACCTTCTCGGCATCCCGAGCGCGCGCCGCCTGCACGATCTCGCGGTGGAAGTTGGCGTTGGCCTCGCCGAAGCGACGGTGCTCCGACTTCGGGGTGCGGTTGCCGTACACGATGAGCTGGCGCAGCATCTCGTTGATCAGCTCGCAGGTGAAGCGCAGGAAAGGATTGGGGTTGGCCGCGGCCAGGATGTCGTGGAAGTTGACGTCCTCGCGGCGCTGGCTCAGCAGGTCCTCGCTGCTGGAGTTGGGGTCGCAGCAGGCGATGCTGTGCTCCAGCGCCTCGAAGTCGGCCTCGGTCAGGTGGGGCACGGCGCCGGCGGCCAGCTCGGGCTCCAGGAACTGGCGCACGGCGTAGATGTTGTCGATCGTCACGTCCTGGAAGAACAGGTAGTTCTGCAGGAACTGCAGCGTGCGGTCCAGCGACACCTCGGCGATGGTGCCGCCGCCCGAGGGGCCGGTGGAGATGGTCACCAGGCCCTGCACCTCCAGCGACTTGAGCGCCTCGCGGATGGTGCCCTTGCTCACTTCGAACTGCGACTGCAGCTCGCTCTCGCGCGGCAGGCGGTCGCCCGGGCTCAGGTTCTTTTCGGTGATGAGCCGCTTGATCTCCTGCGCCACCAGGTCGGGGCGCTTCAGGGGCTTGATCGGCTTGCCGGCGGGCGGTTTCGTGGCCATGGGTGCGTTGCTGGGTTGAAGACGGGGAAGGGCGCAGCGCGGTGCCTGGCACCCCGGCTGTCGCTCCCGTGGTGCAGTGTATGCACCAGTGCCGTGCAGCGGCGGAGCGGGCAGGGTTTACGTGCACGCGATTTGTTCTATTTATCACTATAAATAGGAAAAACACGTGGCACGCCGCGTGCTTTGCAAAAAGCCGTGCCTTGGCCAGCAGGCCGGCCGACCCAACCCCACAGGAGCCCCTTCATGCACCGTCGTCAACTCTTGCAACTCTCCGCACTGGGCGCGCTGCCCGCATCGCTGGGCCTGGCGCGCAGCGCCTGGGCGCAGTCCGCCGGCGCCATCCAGTTCGGCTGCCCGGTGCCCATGTCGGGCGCCTTCGCCGCCAACGGAAAGTTCGCCGACCTGGGCATGAAGCTGGCCATCGAGCAATACGGCTCGGCCCTCAAGCGCCCCCTGGCCTACACGGTGCTGGACACCGAGGGCAAGCCCGCCACGGCCGTGCGCAAGGTGCAGGAGTCGTCGCAGCAGCAGGGCACGCGCTTCTTCGCGGGCGGCATCCTGTCGTCCGAATCGCTGGCCATGGGCAAGGAGGCCGAGAAGGCGGGTGGCATCTTCATCACCACGGCCGGCGCCGACGAGATCACCGGCAAGGACTGCAACAGCGCCACGTTCCGCTGGTCGGTGCCGACCTTCGGCGCCATCGAGCAGACGGTGCGCCCGCTGGCCGAGGCGCTGCCGAAAGCCAAGCGCTGGTACACCATCACGCCGCAGTACGTGTTCGGCGACGGCCTGCTGTCGGCCGCCAAGAACGTCTTCAAGGAAAAGGGCCTGGAGCACGTGGGCAACAGCTACCACTCGCTGGCCGAGAAGGAGTTCAGCGGCTACCTGACCAACGCCATGGCCGCCAAGCCCGACGTGCTGCTTCTGCTGAACTTCGGCTCGCAGTCGTCGGATGCGCTGCGCCAGGCGGTGAGCTTCGGCATGCACAAGAACATGACCATCCTGATTGCCTGGGCCTCGGGGCTGGAGCAGTTCGAGTCGCTGGGAGCGGACCTGTGCGAGGGCGTGTATTTCGGCGCGCAGTACTGGCACACCGCCGATGCCCCGCTGAACCTGGAGCTGGTCAAGCGCAGCAACGACAAGTTCAAGTCCAACCCCAACTACAGCCTGGCGGGCTCGTACATCTGCACCAAGCTGCTGATCGACGGCATCCTCAAGGCCGGCACGGTGGACCAGAAGGCGGTGATCGCCGCGCTGGAGGGCATGAAGTACGCGGGCCTCACGGGCGAGGAGGAGATCCGCAAGGGCGACCACCAGGTGCTCAAGAACTACTACCTGCTCAAGGGCAAGGCCAAGGCCAGGATGGCCAACAAGGACGACTACGTGGACGTGGTGAGTTCGGGCAAGTCGTTCCTGCCGCTCGAGCAGACCGGTTGCAAGCTGGGCTGATCGCCCGCCCCCGCCTGTCTCGGGTCCTGCGTATTTGCGCATTGCCCTCCCCTGTCCGCCCCGCAGCCGCGGGGCTCAAGCCTTGACTGCCCCAACTCCATGAGCATCTACCTGCTACAGGTCATCAACGGGATCGGCATCGGCATGCTGTATTTCCTGCTGGCCGTCGGCCTGTCCATCGTGTTCGGCCTGCTGCGCTTCGTGAACTTCGCGCATGGCGCGTTCTACCTGCTGGGCGCGTATTTCTGCTTCCAGATGACCCGCTGGGGCCTGAGCTTCTGGCTCGCGCTGGCCGTGGTGCCGCTCGCGGTGGGCGCGCTCGGCTGGCTGACCGAAAAGCTCGTGCTGCGCCATGTGTACGCCAAGCCGCACGAGTTCCACATCCTGGTCACCGTGGGCCTGGCGCTGGCGATCCAGGAGCTGGTCATCCTGCAGTGGGGGCCGCTGGGCGACAGCGTGGCGGTGCCCGACCTGCTGCAGGGCGTGGTGATGTGGGGCAGCTTCGTCTATCCCCAATACCGCCTGTTCGTGATCGGCTTCACCGCCGTGCTGGCCGTGGGCCTGTGGTATGTGCTGGAAGGCACGCGCCTGGGCAGCGCGGTGCGCGCAGGCAGCGAATCGACCGAGATGGTGTCGCTGCTCGGCATTAACGTGTTCCGCATCTTCAGCCTGGTGTTCGCGCTGGGCGCGGCCACCGCCGCCATCGCGGGCGTGCTGGCCGCGCCGATCCGCGGCGCCGAGCCCTTCATGGGCATCGAGGCGCTGGGCGTGGCCTTCGTGGTCGTGGTGGTGGGCGGCATGGGCAGCTTCGGCGGGGCGCTGGTCGGCGGCCTGCTGATCGGCATCGTGCAGAGCGTGATGAGCACGGTGTGGCCCGAGGGCGCGCGCCTGATGATCTACATCGCCA encodes:
- a CDS encoding branched-chain amino acid ABC transporter permease, with product MSIYLLQVINGIGIGMLYFLLAVGLSIVFGLLRFVNFAHGAFYLLGAYFCFQMTRWGLSFWLALAVVPLAVGALGWLTEKLVLRHVYAKPHEFHILVTVGLALAIQELVILQWGPLGDSVAVPDLLQGVVMWGSFVYPQYRLFVIGFTAVLAVGLWYVLEGTRLGSAVRAGSESTEMVSLLGINVFRIFSLVFALGAATAAIAGVLAAPIRGAEPFMGIEALGVAFVVVVVGGMGSFGGALVGGLLIGIVQSVMSTVWPEGARLMIYIAMAAVLLLRPHGLLGRKG
- a CDS encoding aspartate aminotransferase family protein, with translation MSFTVLDSASEATAPRMDAAWLDAHWMPFTANRQFKAAPRMIVSGQGAYYTDSEGRKIFDGLSGLWCAGLGHGRKDIAEAIGKAAATLDYSPAFQFGHPASFALANKIKELTPAGLDYVFFTGSGSESADTSLKMARAYWRAKGQGSKTRLIGREKGYHGVNFGGISVGGMVGNRKTFGQGVEADHLPHTQPAMGSFVRGMAEDGGRALADKLLDVIALHDASNIAAVIMEPFSGSAGVVIPPKGYLERIREICTQNNILLIFDEVITGFGRCGAWTGSEAFGVTPDILNFAKQVTNGAQPLGGVVASKDIYDTFMAQGGPEYMLEFPHGYTYSAHPVACAAGLAVLDILQKEDMPGRAKALAPYFEQAVHSLQGAQHVLDIRNYGLAAGFTIAPLPGEPARRPYEIAMNCWKKGFYVRYGGDTIQLAPPFISERAEIDRLVSALGDALAETA
- a CDS encoding FadR/GntR family transcriptional regulator, encoding MATKPPAGKPIKPLKRPDLVAQEIKRLITEKNLSPGDRLPRESELQSQFEVSKGTIREALKSLEVQGLVTISTGPSGGGTIAEVSLDRTLQFLQNYLFFQDVTIDNIYAVRQFLEPELAAGAVPHLTEADFEALEHSIACCDPNSSSEDLLSQRREDVNFHDILAAANPNPFLRFTCELINEMLRQLIVYGNRTPKSEHRRFGEANANFHREIVQAARARDAEKVRGLMARHMQDAASSVKRMKGRIQGRLILDADTLRSPRSAHVRSR
- a CDS encoding CoA-acylating methylmalonate-semialdehyde dehydrogenase, whose product is MHQDQNVTATIGHLIDGQIVADTARTQPVFNPATGQSSTSVALASQATVERAIASAEAAFPAWRNTPPLKRARVMSRLKVLLEEHADEIAALITAEHGKVLSDAHGELQRGIENVEYASYAPELLKGEHSRNVGPNIDSWSEFQALGVTAGITPFNFPAMVPLWMWPMAIACGNTFVLKPSERDPSSTLFIAQLALQAGLPPGVLNVVNGDKTAVDTLLRDPRVKAVSFVGSTPIAEYIYSEGCKHGKRVQALGGAKNHAVLMPDADVDNAVSALMGAAYGSCGERCMAIPLLVAVGDAVGDAVIAGLKTEIAKMKVGPGTQTDNGGNDMGPLVTQAHFERVLAYVDSGVAEGATLVVDGRGMKVTGHEAGYFLGACLFDHVKPGMKIYQEEIFGPVLGVVRVKTLQEAMQFINDHEYGNGTCIFTRDGEAARYFTDHIQVGMVGVNVPLPVPVAYHSFGGWKRSLFGDLHAYGPDAVRFYTKRKTITQRWPSAGVREGAVFAFPSSR
- a CDS encoding OmpA family protein, which encodes MASHSKLLGLLFSAALLGGCANTSNTEAKTAAADASAQAAAAPAPAPVAPPPAPEPEPLRIPEDGTVAEFSGLETELPADTPALLDILTADKAGNQRWEIKGYADRKTAKNAREVALARALAVRKELVSRGVPAKNLRVMFSTDQARNAVTVLPR
- a CDS encoding ABC transporter substrate-binding protein, with translation MHRRQLLQLSALGALPASLGLARSAWAQSAGAIQFGCPVPMSGAFAANGKFADLGMKLAIEQYGSALKRPLAYTVLDTEGKPATAVRKVQESSQQQGTRFFAGGILSSESLAMGKEAEKAGGIFITTAGADEITGKDCNSATFRWSVPTFGAIEQTVRPLAEALPKAKRWYTITPQYVFGDGLLSAAKNVFKEKGLEHVGNSYHSLAEKEFSGYLTNAMAAKPDVLLLLNFGSQSSDALRQAVSFGMHKNMTILIAWASGLEQFESLGADLCEGVYFGAQYWHTADAPLNLELVKRSNDKFKSNPNYSLAGSYICTKLLIDGILKAGTVDQKAVIAALEGMKYAGLTGEEEIRKGDHQVLKNYYLLKGKAKARMANKDDYVDVVSSGKSFLPLEQTGCKLG
- a CDS encoding LysR family transcriptional regulator, translating into MDLRLLQVFKSVVDCGGMAAAELELNIGTSTVSRHVKDLETRLGMTLCRRGRAGFALTPEGQRVYDETLRLLAAVQGFRDSVDGIHSRMGGQLAVAVFDKTASNPAARIGEAIAAFTAQAPDVHLQMHVGSINAIERGVIDGTYQVGIIPAHRASQSLLYTDLFGETMLLYCGAGHPLFGADHSALDWDAVRTHPFAGLGYHSPNMELSHQARLTRAATGFDQESIATLVLSGRYLGFLPDHYAEAFERRGRLQAVRPEALRYDCQFVSLLRRSPEPPRAAQAFQRCLVGAHARR